A region from the Natronorubrum halophilum genome encodes:
- a CDS encoding ABC transporter permease — protein MSRLGRVRSETSAGWRSFIRRRTAVFFTFFFPVILIVIFGALVRTDPTGEGLFTEPAAYYVPGYLAVVVLFTPLSRMGSEVARHREGNRFEKLATTPLTRGEWLLAQTVVNAVIIGLASLLILALVVLLTGAEIAFSPLLVPYILVGVVCFCGVGAMLGSYTDSQDGAVAASNAIGLPLLFLSETFISLEQLPGWFEPFVNLSPLTYFARGVRAATYPEAGTAAVAGVDPALANLGILAVVAVIAFALGARSIPRTD, from the coding sequence GTGAGCCGACTCGGTCGCGTTCGGTCGGAGACGAGCGCCGGCTGGCGCTCGTTCATCCGCCGTCGGACGGCGGTCTTTTTCACCTTCTTTTTCCCGGTGATCCTGATCGTCATCTTCGGTGCGCTCGTGCGAACGGATCCGACGGGCGAGGGGCTGTTCACCGAGCCCGCGGCGTACTACGTCCCCGGCTATCTCGCCGTCGTCGTGCTCTTTACTCCCCTCTCGCGGATGGGCAGCGAGGTCGCCCGTCACCGCGAGGGCAACCGATTCGAGAAGCTCGCGACGACGCCCCTGACCCGGGGGGAGTGGCTGCTCGCCCAGACCGTCGTCAACGCGGTCATCATCGGCCTCGCGAGCCTGCTCATCCTCGCGCTCGTCGTTCTCCTGACCGGAGCCGAGATCGCGTTCTCGCCGCTGCTCGTGCCCTACATCCTCGTCGGCGTCGTCTGTTTCTGCGGTGTCGGCGCGATGCTCGGCAGCTACACCGACTCTCAAGACGGGGCGGTCGCCGCCAGCAACGCCATCGGTCTCCCCCTGCTCTTCCTCTCGGAGACGTTCATCTCGCTCGAGCAACTTCCCGGCTGGTTCGAGCCGTTCGTAAACCTCTCGCCGCTGACCTACTTCGCGCGCGGCGTTCGCGCGGCGACCTATCCGGAGGCCGGAACCGCCGCAGTGGCGGGCGTCGATCCAGCGCTAGCGAACCTCGGAATTCTCGCGGTCGTAGCCGTGATCGCGTTCGCACTCGGCGCCCGGTCGATCCCGCGGACCGACTGA
- a CDS encoding S1C family serine protease, translating into MSEGEFHYTDLYRDVVPAVVSIYVDAPDARAGRGAGSGFVYDRTGHVVTNHHVIAGLARDGAGRSRGLPDESGSPTLEIRFSDGDWRVGRLVGTDPYTDLAVVAVDDLPAAATPLPVASTNPAPGQPVAAFGNPMGLDGTITTGIVSGVSRTMPVGGGFTIPDVVQTDAPINPGNSGGPLVAVTADGTPEVVGVNRARSGDNIGFAISPAVVARVVPDLLETGRCEHATLRVTTLDVSPAVADANDLTEPGGVLVVDVREGPASGVLGGCHSSRRVRGREVPVGGDVLVGIDEEDVRSTEELTSYLLTETWPGETAELTVRRPAGETRETVQLGTRIDPGENGEADGRIAVQ; encoded by the coding sequence ATGTCAGAAGGAGAGTTCCACTACACCGACCTGTACCGTGACGTGGTCCCGGCGGTCGTGTCGATCTACGTCGACGCACCCGACGCTCGAGCCGGCCGCGGGGCCGGTTCCGGCTTCGTCTACGACCGGACCGGCCACGTCGTCACGAATCACCACGTCATCGCCGGCCTCGCTCGAGACGGGGCCGGACGGAGTCGCGGACTCCCCGACGAGTCCGGCTCGCCAACGCTCGAGATTCGTTTCAGCGACGGCGACTGGCGCGTCGGCCGCCTCGTCGGAACCGATCCGTACACCGACCTCGCTGTCGTCGCCGTCGACGACCTCCCGGCGGCGGCGACGCCGTTACCGGTCGCGTCGACGAATCCGGCACCCGGGCAGCCGGTCGCCGCGTTCGGAAACCCGATGGGGCTCGACGGGACGATCACGACCGGCATCGTCAGCGGCGTCTCGCGAACGATGCCCGTCGGCGGCGGCTTCACGATTCCCGACGTCGTCCAGACCGACGCGCCGATCAATCCGGGCAACAGCGGCGGCCCGCTGGTCGCAGTCACGGCCGACGGGACGCCCGAAGTCGTCGGCGTCAATCGCGCGCGCAGCGGCGACAACATCGGCTTCGCCATCTCGCCGGCCGTCGTCGCCCGCGTCGTCCCCGATCTGCTCGAGACGGGACGCTGTGAACACGCCACGCTGCGCGTCACCACCCTCGACGTCTCGCCGGCGGTCGCCGACGCGAACGACCTGACAGAGCCGGGCGGCGTCCTCGTCGTCGACGTTCGGGAGGGACCGGCCAGCGGCGTACTCGGCGGCTGTCACTCGAGCCGACGCGTTCGCGGTCGCGAGGTCCCGGTCGGCGGCGACGTTCTCGTCGGGATCGACGAAGAGGACGTCCGCTCGACCGAGGAATTGACGAGCTACCTGCTCACGGAGACGTGGCCGGGAGAGACCGCCGAGCTAACGGTCCGTCGACCCGCGGGAGAGACGCGGGAGACGGTTCAGTTAGGGACGCGAATCGATCCCGGTGAGAATGGGGAGGCCGACGGTCGAATCGCGGTCCAGTAG
- a CDS encoding DUF420 domain-containing protein → MATADARRRLREQPIGATIFLTIVGYALVIGTFLLDIPIYPDLTLEQINLLTHAIAVINTAATVCLIAGWYWIRAGEVEKHRLAMISAFTLILLFLVVYLLRVGGGGEKYFEGPDLVYYVYLAMLAVHILLSIVSVPVVLYALILGLTHTPAELRQTVHAKVGRIAAASWILSLVLGVVTYVMLNHIYGYTF, encoded by the coding sequence ATGGCAACCGCCGATGCGAGACGACGGCTTCGAGAACAGCCGATCGGTGCGACGATTTTCCTGACGATCGTCGGTTACGCGCTTGTTATCGGTACGTTCCTCCTCGATATCCCGATCTATCCGGATCTCACGCTCGAGCAAATCAACCTGCTCACGCATGCGATCGCGGTGATCAACACGGCCGCGACGGTGTGTCTAATCGCCGGCTGGTACTGGATCCGAGCCGGCGAGGTCGAAAAACACCGGCTGGCGATGATCAGCGCGTTCACGCTCATCTTGCTGTTCCTGGTCGTCTACCTGCTCAGGGTCGGCGGCGGCGGCGAGAAGTACTTCGAGGGACCCGATCTCGTCTACTACGTGTATCTCGCGATGCTCGCCGTTCACATCCTGCTTTCGATCGTCTCGGTACCGGTCGTCCTCTACGCGCTGATCCTCGGGCTGACGCACACGCCCGCGGAGCTTCGACAGACCGTCCACGCGAAGGTCGGCCGCATCGCCGCCGCCTCGTGGATCCTGAGCCTCGTCCTCGGCGTCGTCACGTACGTGATGCTCAATCATATCTACGGGTACACGTTCTAA
- a CDS encoding HalOD1 output domain-containing protein: protein MTAGDGDRIDIAYRDVPSQAVVEAVAEAEGVPPEQLQPPTYEPLHSVIDPEALDTLFAPRAGDVARAGGEVSFRFCGYDVTIGQDESVTLEKLDD from the coding sequence ATGACAGCGGGGGATGGAGACCGCATCGATATCGCGTATCGGGACGTACCGAGTCAGGCAGTTGTCGAAGCCGTCGCCGAGGCTGAAGGCGTTCCGCCCGAGCAATTGCAACCACCAACGTACGAACCGTTGCACTCCGTCATCGACCCGGAAGCGCTTGATACGCTCTTTGCACCACGAGCCGGCGATGTGGCGCGGGCCGGCGGCGAAGTCTCGTTTCGATTCTGTGGATACGATGTCACTATCGGTCAGGACGAATCAGTAACGCTCGAGAAACTGGACGACTGA
- a CDS encoding J domain-containing protein yields the protein MESHYEALGLPLTADDRAVRRAYRALLKDHHPDQGGSREQFLRIKGAYEAIIGERPPEDHEPNASAIEHSDGELCQSSRPTYDPDEGDGETTGNHGLEGLTVSSTHLAVTLSALVHDVPLERLVDGHVPAAADRTVAFFRVQNTGSQTLSWQGTANTSFIGDDGFLYEGSSIVTPHAERLPERWCGIDVDIAPGMALDAIVIAQEIPTDVTVETVMYTQRVPDPEGTADDGIERYLFELRPLVRERLDRLPFSA from the coding sequence ATGGAGAGTCACTACGAGGCCCTCGGTCTCCCGTTAACCGCCGACGATCGGGCGGTTCGACGAGCCTACCGGGCGCTGTTGAAGGATCACCATCCGGATCAGGGTGGCTCTCGAGAACAGTTCCTCCGGATCAAGGGTGCCTACGAAGCGATCATCGGCGAACGGCCGCCCGAAGACCACGAACCGAACGCCAGCGCGATCGAACACAGCGACGGAGAGCTCTGTCAGTCCAGCCGGCCGACGTACGATCCCGACGAGGGCGACGGCGAGACCACCGGAAATCACGGTCTCGAGGGCCTGACGGTCAGCAGCACGCATCTCGCGGTAACGTTGTCCGCGCTGGTCCACGACGTCCCCCTCGAGCGTCTCGTCGACGGTCACGTGCCCGCAGCGGCCGACCGAACGGTCGCGTTCTTTCGCGTCCAGAATACGGGTTCGCAGACGCTCTCCTGGCAGGGGACGGCGAACACGAGCTTCATCGGTGACGACGGGTTTCTCTACGAGGGCTCGAGCATCGTGACGCCCCACGCCGAGCGGCTACCGGAGCGCTGGTGCGGGATCGACGTCGATATCGCTCCCGGGATGGCCCTCGACGCGATCGTCATCGCCCAGGAGATCCCGACGGACGTGACCGTCGAGACGGTGATGTACACCCAGCGCGTTCCTGATCCGGAGGGTACCGCGGACGACGGTATCGAGCGCTACCTCTTCGAACTGCGTCCGCTCGTCCGCGAACGACTCGATCGACTGCCGTTCTCGGCATAA
- a CDS encoding carboxypeptidase-like regulatory domain-containing protein yields MRRNVQQERAETRSIQTSIQILLTLSGVVLLAAGLVLAASGASIGGAIGAVSDELGGSQPADDDPGTTGDDGANGGDETDGNDSSSDDSDGDSSGDDGSNSGSDDSGSDDGSGSDDGDSNSGDDGSGSDDGSGSGDGDDGSDDGDNGSGGDGGDGSDNDSGGTNTVTATVEDDSGDPIEGVIVEVDDFGVSETGTTDDDGEVEFDLEDGEYTITASTDGYETAENDVTVDGDDETVTLTLEEEADDGTHTLTTVVEDGNGDPIEDADVTVEEDAGFFGTGDTWDGSTDDDGETEFDLEDGDYTIAASADGYETAENDVEIDGDDDTITLTIEEDN; encoded by the coding sequence ATGCGTCGTAATGTTCAACAGGAGCGGGCGGAGACGCGATCGATTCAGACGAGTATCCAGATACTGCTTACTCTCAGCGGCGTCGTGTTGTTAGCCGCCGGCCTCGTGCTCGCTGCGAGTGGCGCATCGATAGGCGGCGCGATCGGCGCTGTCAGCGACGAGTTGGGGGGATCACAACCGGCTGACGACGATCCCGGTACTACCGGCGACGATGGAGCGAACGGGGGTGATGAAACCGACGGCAACGACAGCAGCAGCGATGACAGCGACGGAGATAGCTCCGGCGACGACGGGAGTAACTCCGGTAGCGATGATAGCGGCTCCGATGACGGGAGCGGGTCCGATGATGGCGATAGCAACTCTGGAGACGATGGTAGCGGCTCCGATGACGGGAGCGGATCCGGTGATGGCGATGACGGCTCTGATGACGGCGATAACGGGTCCGGTGGCGACGGGGGTGACGGGAGCGATAACGACAGTGGTGGGACGAATACGGTAACGGCTACCGTCGAAGACGACAGCGGTGATCCGATCGAAGGAGTCATCGTCGAAGTGGACGACTTCGGCGTCAGCGAAACGGGCACCACCGACGACGACGGCGAGGTCGAATTCGATCTCGAGGACGGCGAGTACACGATCACCGCCTCCACGGACGGCTACGAAACGGCCGAGAACGACGTCACGGTCGACGGCGACGACGAGACGGTCACGCTAACGCTCGAGGAAGAAGCGGACGACGGGACACACACGCTGACGACCGTCGTCGAAGACGGTAACGGCGACCCGATCGAAGACGCCGACGTCACCGTCGAGGAGGACGCCGGCTTCTTCGGCACGGGCGACACCTGGGACGGATCGACCGACGACGACGGCGAGACCGAGTTCGATCTCGAGGACGGCGACTACACGATCGCCGCCTCCGCGGACGGGTACGAAACGGCCGAAAACGACGTCGAGATCGACGGTGACGACGACACGATCACGCTGACGATCGAGGAAGACAACTAG
- a CDS encoding pyridoxamine 5'-phosphate oxidase family protein, protein MQIRGSRSPTQIATFLEETTVPVRVACRTPGGLWMVSLWYRPRFPNAIEDDSETGADPDWVLECATASSADLVSFLRDDPAVAFEVSTNRPPYRGVRGRGTASIDPDPEKETLRALLERYFGGTDSELARTLLSERRDEVTITIDPAVVSGWDFSDRMRDLE, encoded by the coding sequence ATGCAGATCCGCGGCTCTCGCTCCCCGACCCAGATCGCGACGTTCCTCGAGGAGACGACGGTCCCCGTCCGGGTGGCCTGCCGAACGCCCGGCGGCCTCTGGATGGTCTCGCTGTGGTACCGGCCCAGATTCCCGAACGCGATCGAGGACGATTCCGAAACCGGCGCGGATCCCGACTGGGTCCTCGAGTGTGCCACCGCCTCGAGTGCGGATCTCGTCTCGTTCCTCCGCGACGATCCGGCCGTCGCCTTCGAGGTGTCAACGAACCGTCCGCCCTACCGGGGCGTTCGCGGCCGCGGGACGGCGTCGATCGACCCCGATCCGGAGAAAGAGACGCTGCGGGCGCTTCTCGAGCGATATTTCGGCGGGACCGACTCCGAACTGGCGAGAACCCTCCTGTCCGAGCGACGCGACGAGGTGACGATAACGATCGATCCCGCGGTCGTCTCCGGCTGGGACTTTTCCGACCGAATGCGGGACCTCGAGTAG
- the leuS gene encoding leucine--tRNA ligase, producing MTTHYDHAQVQEFWQYVWERDDVYALPEDAEDPTYVLGMFPYTSGTLHMGHVRNYAITDAYSRYRRMQGDDVLHPMGWDAFGLPAENAAFERKTDPRSWTEACIRRMREELETMGFGYDWSREITTCEPEYYRWNQWLFKRLYEAGLVEYEAASVNWCPDCETVLAAAQVAERDGDRVCWRCETPVGRRELDQWFFTITDYAEELHDGLEDLDGWSDGVREIQRNWIGRQEGARIAFDVRDHGSVDVFSTRPETIYGATFLAVSPGHELARALAEDDDAVADYVDTVREQEPGEVGLSGIETDATAAHPLTGEELSVYVAGYVLEDVGTGAVMGVPGHNERDHAFALEHDLPIERVIVPEPSATDGDESAAHGDADEGLENGPYTGEGVLEGSGEYDGTPSEAAREELVADHDELEEDVTYRLRDWLISRQRYWGTPIPVVHCDDCGHELVPDDELPVELPEFVRTTGNPLEEHDSFRETECPNCGGPARRETDTMDTFVDSSWYYLRFLSPHLEDVPFDTDLADEWLPVDVYVGGEEHAILHLLYTRFFTRALADLDLLDRREPITNLKSQGTVLYDGEKMSSSRGNVVAPQEYGAETTRLFVLSAAHPEQDFEWTANNVRGAYDLQQTLYGMAAAFVDEGETRLEKRGHDDYIARETDRTIAAVTDEYERFRFHRAATEIQELARLLRRYRAYDQPHGEIYRRGLLTLAALISPMAPHLGEECWNKLRGEGLVVEADWPEPEHDVSTAQRERRLVETTLEDVRDIVDVAAIDEPERIELVVAQPWKYDVTQLVGEYVDGTIEVAGTEALVDQVLTADLEIDRETVAPFVDELAERTGRSDLERVLTAEDELAILERSAWLLVDEFDAEIVVRQAADDDDVAGKARPGKPAIHID from the coding sequence ATGACGACTCATTATGATCACGCGCAGGTGCAGGAGTTCTGGCAGTACGTCTGGGAGCGAGACGACGTCTACGCGTTGCCCGAGGATGCCGAGGACCCGACCTACGTCCTCGGAATGTTCCCCTACACGTCGGGGACGCTTCACATGGGTCACGTCCGTAACTACGCGATTACGGACGCCTACTCGCGCTATCGGCGGATGCAGGGCGACGACGTGCTCCATCCGATGGGATGGGACGCGTTCGGACTCCCCGCCGAGAACGCCGCCTTCGAGCGCAAGACCGACCCCCGATCCTGGACCGAGGCGTGTATCCGTCGAATGCGCGAGGAACTCGAGACGATGGGCTTTGGCTACGACTGGTCGCGGGAGATCACCACCTGCGAACCCGAGTACTACCGGTGGAACCAGTGGCTGTTCAAGCGACTCTACGAGGCGGGACTCGTCGAGTACGAGGCCGCGTCGGTCAACTGGTGTCCCGACTGCGAGACGGTACTCGCCGCGGCGCAGGTAGCCGAACGGGACGGCGATCGGGTCTGCTGGCGCTGTGAGACGCCCGTCGGCCGCCGGGAACTCGACCAGTGGTTCTTCACGATCACCGACTACGCCGAGGAGCTCCACGACGGTCTCGAGGATCTCGACGGGTGGTCCGACGGGGTTCGCGAGATCCAGCGCAACTGGATCGGGCGACAGGAGGGCGCGCGGATCGCGTTCGACGTCCGCGATCACGGGTCGGTAGACGTCTTCAGCACCCGACCGGAGACGATCTACGGCGCGACTTTTCTCGCGGTCTCGCCCGGCCACGAACTCGCACGGGCGCTCGCCGAGGACGACGACGCGGTCGCCGACTACGTCGACACGGTTCGCGAACAGGAACCCGGCGAGGTGGGACTGTCGGGAATCGAGACGGATGCGACGGCCGCCCATCCGTTGACCGGCGAGGAACTGTCGGTCTACGTCGCCGGCTACGTGCTCGAAGACGTCGGTACGGGCGCGGTGATGGGCGTCCCCGGCCACAACGAGCGCGACCACGCCTTCGCGCTCGAGCACGACCTGCCGATCGAGCGGGTGATCGTTCCCGAGCCGTCGGCTACTGACGGCGATGAGAGCGCCGCCCATGGGGACGCGGACGAGGGTCTCGAGAACGGCCCCTACACCGGCGAGGGCGTCCTCGAGGGCAGCGGCGAGTACGACGGGACGCCGAGCGAAGCGGCCCGGGAGGAACTCGTCGCCGACCACGACGAACTCGAAGAGGACGTCACCTACCGGCTGCGAGATTGGCTGATCTCCCGCCAGCGCTACTGGGGGACGCCGATTCCGGTCGTCCACTGCGACGACTGCGGGCACGAACTCGTGCCGGACGACGAGCTACCGGTCGAACTGCCCGAGTTCGTCCGGACGACCGGAAACCCCCTCGAGGAGCACGACTCGTTCCGCGAGACCGAGTGCCCGAACTGCGGCGGCCCCGCCCGTCGCGAGACGGACACGATGGACACGTTCGTCGACTCCTCGTGGTACTACCTGCGCTTCCTCTCGCCGCACCTCGAGGATGTGCCCTTCGACACCGACCTCGCCGACGAGTGGCTGCCCGTCGACGTCTACGTCGGCGGCGAGGAACACGCGATCCTCCATCTGCTCTACACCCGGTTCTTCACGCGGGCGCTCGCGGATCTGGACTTGCTCGATCGCCGCGAACCCATCACGAACCTCAAGAGCCAGGGAACGGTGCTGTACGACGGCGAGAAGATGTCCAGTTCGAGGGGCAACGTCGTCGCGCCCCAGGAGTACGGCGCGGAGACCACGCGGCTGTTCGTCCTCTCGGCGGCCCACCCCGAACAGGACTTTGAGTGGACCGCGAACAACGTCCGCGGGGCCTACGACCTTCAGCAGACGCTCTACGGGATGGCAGCCGCGTTCGTCGACGAGGGCGAGACGCGCCTCGAGAAACGGGGTCACGACGACTACATCGCTCGGGAGACCGACCGAACGATCGCCGCAGTCACCGACGAGTACGAACGGTTCCGGTTCCACCGGGCCGCCACCGAGATTCAGGAGTTAGCGCGGCTGCTCCGTCGCTACCGAGCGTACGATCAGCCACACGGCGAGATCTATCGGCGCGGCCTGCTGACGCTTGCGGCCCTGATCTCCCCGATGGCACCCCACCTCGGCGAGGAATGTTGGAACAAGCTCCGGGGAGAAGGGCTGGTCGTCGAGGCCGACTGGCCCGAGCCCGAACACGACGTGAGTACCGCACAGCGCGAGCGCCGACTCGTGGAGACGACGCTCGAGGACGTTCGAGACATCGTCGACGTCGCAGCGATCGACGAGCCGGAACGGATCGAACTCGTCGTTGCTCAACCCTGGAAGTACGACGTGACGCAGCTGGTCGGCGAATACGTCGACGGGACGATCGAGGTCGCAGGGACCGAGGCGCTCGTCGACCAGGTCCTGACAGCCGATCTCGAGATCGACCGCGAGACCGTCGCCCCTTTCGTCGACGAACTGGCCGAACGGACGGGACGGAGCGACCTCGAGCGGGTGCTCACGGCCGAGGACGAACTGGCGATCCTCGAGCGAAGCGCGTGGCTCCTCGTCGACGAGTTCGACGCCGAGATCGTCGTCCGTCAGGCGGCCGACGATGACGACGTCGCGGGGAAGGCACGACCCGGGAAGCCGGCGATCCACATCGATTGA
- a CDS encoding carbamoyltransferase family protein: MSDYRLAFKPAIGLYGQHDPSAVLFEDGTPVFGIEAERLTREKHAPETFPTGAIEACLEFRDLEFTDIETILLPYDPSLRSRIRSHYVTDALQAPGLARKLSALEETVVSECQSRFAPTRQVERRLAEIDTPVPPIELRAHHRCHAASAFHPSGFDDALVLTLDAKGEYDSTVVWRGDSRGLTRVRTYEHPNSLGLFFAIITEYLGYRMFNGEGKVMGLAPYGEENPDIERTLRTFVDSGADYDVTSLTKRWGTGHGIELLEDAFDRPRKETPGEFDQWEKDLAYTAQKLLEEIVLDIVRAYVGTVNSGNVALAGGVALNCKLNKRIREATVVDETFIQPVANDAGLALGAGWSDQKPSSVERLSTVYLGPGYDREEIESELQMNKIDYAEPDHLERYVAKQLADGALVGWFRGRTEMGPRALGSRSILADPRTAASRDRVNRFVKHREEWRPFAPSMLEEAAEEYLVDGQPAPFMVDAFDVRPEKAAELEAVIHPSDGSTRPQTVRADQNPQYHRLISEFESVTGVPVLLNTSFNDHGEPIVNTPTEAVKDFYGMGLDLLVLGDYVLEKSAQQFGGSRRTDESTIDTGDETRETLTRDAAAVTSPDEHLLQ, translated from the coding sequence ATGAGTGACTATCGACTCGCGTTCAAACCAGCGATCGGTCTGTACGGTCAGCACGATCCCAGTGCTGTCCTGTTCGAGGACGGAACGCCAGTCTTCGGTATCGAAGCAGAACGGTTGACGCGGGAGAAGCACGCTCCCGAGACGTTTCCGACGGGAGCGATCGAGGCCTGTCTCGAGTTCCGAGACCTCGAGTTCACCGACATCGAAACGATCTTGCTGCCGTACGACCCCAGCCTCCGGTCTCGGATTCGCTCGCACTACGTCACCGACGCCCTCCAAGCGCCGGGGCTCGCGAGAAAGCTGTCCGCGCTCGAGGAGACGGTCGTCTCGGAGTGTCAGAGCCGGTTTGCACCGACGCGACAGGTCGAGCGTCGCCTCGCGGAGATCGACACCCCGGTTCCGCCGATCGAACTGCGCGCTCATCACCGCTGTCACGCCGCGAGCGCGTTCCACCCGTCGGGGTTCGACGACGCGCTCGTGCTAACGCTCGACGCAAAAGGGGAGTACGATTCGACGGTCGTCTGGCGCGGCGACAGCAGGGGGCTCACGCGAGTGCGAACGTACGAACACCCGAACAGTCTCGGGCTGTTCTTTGCAATTATTACGGAGTATCTCGGCTACCGGATGTTCAACGGAGAGGGGAAGGTGATGGGGCTGGCACCCTACGGCGAGGAGAACCCCGATATCGAGCGCACGCTTCGGACGTTCGTCGATAGCGGCGCGGACTACGACGTAACGTCGCTCACGAAACGCTGGGGCACCGGCCACGGCATCGAGTTGCTGGAGGACGCCTTCGATCGACCGCGAAAGGAGACGCCGGGGGAGTTCGACCAGTGGGAAAAAGACCTGGCGTACACGGCACAGAAACTCCTCGAGGAGATCGTCCTGGACATCGTCCGAGCGTACGTCGGAACGGTGAATTCCGGAAACGTCGCCCTCGCCGGCGGCGTCGCGCTCAACTGCAAGCTCAACAAACGGATTCGCGAGGCGACCGTCGTCGACGAGACCTTTATTCAACCCGTCGCAAACGACGCCGGACTGGCGCTCGGTGCGGGCTGGTCCGATCAGAAGCCGTCTTCGGTCGAGCGGCTGTCGACCGTCTACCTCGGGCCCGGCTACGACCGCGAGGAGATCGAATCGGAGCTGCAGATGAACAAGATCGACTACGCAGAGCCCGACCACCTCGAGCGATACGTCGCCAAACAACTCGCGGACGGGGCGCTGGTCGGCTGGTTTCGGGGACGGACGGAAATGGGTCCACGAGCGCTGGGGTCGCGAAGTATCCTCGCCGACCCCCGGACCGCCGCCTCGCGCGACCGCGTCAACAGGTTCGTCAAACATCGCGAGGAGTGGCGACCGTTCGCCCCATCGATGCTCGAGGAAGCCGCCGAAGAGTACCTCGTCGACGGCCAGCCGGCACCGTTCATGGTCGACGCGTTCGACGTCCGCCCCGAGAAGGCGGCCGAACTCGAAGCCGTTATTCACCCGTCGGACGGTTCGACGCGCCCGCAAACCGTTCGAGCGGACCAGAACCCGCAGTATCACCGCCTCATTTCGGAGTTCGAGAGCGTCACCGGCGTTCCGGTCCTGTTGAACACGTCGTTCAACGACCACGGCGAACCGATCGTCAACACGCCGACGGAAGCGGTGAAGGATTTCTACGGGATGGGCCTCGACTTGCTCGTTCTCGGCGATTACGTCCTCGAGAAGTCGGCACAACAGTTTGGCGGCTCCCGCCGGACCGACGAGTCGACTATCGATACGGGCGACGAAACGCGGGAGACGCTGACTCGGGATGCGGCGGCGGTGACGAGTCCCGACGAACACCTGCTACAGTGA
- a CDS encoding ABC transporter ATP-binding protein: MEAVVEATALEKSYGETVALSGASISVASGEVFALIGPNGAGKTTLVRALTGTTEPDSGTARVLGEAPTAIDRDRLGVLPQEFSPPDRLSARELLSYYAGLYDDAREADDVLADVGLADAGETWYEDLSGGQQRRVCVGSTLVNDPDVLFLDEPTTGIDPAGRRTVWRLIEDLAAGGTTVVLTTHDMAEAERLADRVGLLADGSVIARGTPDALVREHGGSSRLTVETAAGLEAFADLEHPVERPERGRSRSRNPDDAVVVRDIDPVEITAVVDFLEDRDLEYTGLTWAEPDLEDVYLELADETELERTDRVGGDSTEESDLSQTGETA; encoded by the coding sequence ATGGAAGCCGTAGTCGAAGCAACGGCCCTCGAGAAGTCCTACGGCGAGACGGTCGCGCTGTCCGGTGCGTCGATCTCCGTCGCGAGCGGCGAGGTCTTCGCGCTCATCGGTCCGAACGGAGCCGGCAAGACGACGCTCGTGCGCGCGCTGACGGGGACGACCGAACCCGACTCGGGGACGGCACGCGTCCTCGGAGAAGCGCCGACGGCCATCGACCGGGACCGACTCGGGGTCCTCCCGCAGGAGTTCTCGCCGCCGGATCGGCTGAGCGCCCGCGAACTGCTCTCCTACTACGCCGGACTCTACGACGACGCCCGCGAGGCCGACGACGTCCTCGCCGACGTCGGCCTCGCGGACGCCGGCGAAACGTGGTACGAGGACCTCTCCGGCGGCCAGCAACGGCGCGTTTGCGTCGGCTCGACGCTGGTCAACGATCCGGACGTCCTCTTTCTGGACGAACCCACGACGGGTATCGACCCCGCCGGCCGGCGAACCGTCTGGCGACTGATCGAAGACCTCGCCGCCGGCGGGACGACCGTCGTGCTCACCACCCACGATATGGCCGAGGCGGAACGGCTGGCCGACCGCGTCGGTCTCCTCGCCGACGGCTCGGTCATCGCGAGGGGGACCCCCGACGCGCTCGTCCGCGAGCACGGCGGCTCGAGTCGCCTCACCGTCGAAACGGCCGCCGGACTCGAGGCGTTCGCCGACCTCGAGCACCCGGTCGAACGACCGGAACGCGGTCGGAGCCGGAGTCGAAATCCGGACGACGCGGTCGTCGTTCGCGACATCGACCCCGTCGAGATCACTGCCGTCGTCGACTTCCTCGAGGATCGCGACCTCGAGTACACCGGGCTGACGTGGGCCGAACCCGACCTCGAGGACGTCTATCTCGAACTGGCTGACGAAACGGAACTCGAGCGAACCGATCGAGTCGGCGGCGACTCGACCGAGGAATCCGACCTCTCACAGACGGGTGAGACGGCGTGA